The proteins below are encoded in one region of Methanosarcina barkeri 3:
- a CDS encoding ATP synthase subunit A — MEVKGEIYRVAGPVVTAIGLDAKMYDLCKVGNEGLMGEVIQIVGGKTIIQVYEETGGVKPGEPCVTTGMSLAVELGPGLLSSIYDGVQRPLHVLLERTGGFIGRGVTADGLDHKKIWEFKPVVKKGDHVTGGDVIGVVQETVNIEHKIMVPPEISGTVADIKSGNFTVIETVCTLTDGTELQMMHRWPVRKPRPVKKKLTPTRPLVTGQRILDGLFPVAKGGTAAIPGPFGSGKTVTQQQLSKWSDTEIVVYIGCGERGNEMADVLWEFPELEDPQTGRPLMERTILVANTSNMPVAAREASVYTGMTLAEYYRDMGYDVSLMADSTSRWAEAMREISSRLEEMPGEEGYPAYLSARLAEFYERAGVAQTLCGEEGSITAIGAVSPPGGDFSEPVTQNTLRIVKVFWALDAKLSQRRHFPAINWLNSYSLYKEGLNDWFTENVAPDYVPMRERAMDMLQTESELQEIVQLVGSDALPEEQQLLLEITRMIREIFLQQNAFHPIDTYSPFEKQYRIMKAIMKWGDAAMDALKAGVPSSEIIKMSSKDELPKVKFEEDFDGSLNAVLAKMDKEFAALGGK; from the coding sequence GTGGAAGTAAAAGGTGAAATTTATCGTGTGGCTGGGCCTGTCGTCACCGCTATCGGCTTGGATGCAAAGATGTATGACCTTTGCAAAGTCGGTAACGAAGGGCTGATGGGCGAAGTCATCCAGATAGTAGGTGGCAAGACCATCATCCAGGTTTACGAAGAGACAGGAGGCGTCAAACCAGGTGAGCCCTGTGTAACTACAGGTATGTCTCTGGCAGTAGAGCTCGGTCCAGGCCTTCTTTCCAGTATTTATGATGGGGTTCAGAGGCCACTGCATGTCCTGCTCGAAAGGACGGGCGGTTTCATTGGCAGAGGTGTCACTGCAGACGGGCTTGACCACAAAAAAATCTGGGAATTTAAGCCCGTTGTCAAAAAAGGCGACCACGTAACCGGTGGAGATGTGATCGGTGTTGTTCAGGAAACAGTAAACATTGAACACAAGATTATGGTGCCCCCTGAAATCTCAGGTACAGTTGCTGACATCAAGAGCGGGAACTTTACTGTAATAGAGACTGTCTGTACCCTCACTGACGGAACCGAACTGCAAATGATGCACAGATGGCCAGTCAGAAAACCAAGGCCGGTAAAGAAGAAACTTACCCCAACCAGGCCCCTGGTCACAGGGCAGAGAATCCTTGACGGACTTTTCCCTGTCGCAAAGGGAGGTACTGCTGCAATTCCAGGACCTTTCGGGTCGGGTAAAACAGTTACTCAGCAGCAGCTTTCAAAGTGGAGTGATACCGAGATTGTGGTCTACATCGGCTGTGGTGAGCGTGGAAACGAGATGGCAGATGTTCTGTGGGAGTTCCCTGAACTTGAAGACCCGCAGACCGGAAGGCCACTCATGGAGCGTACCATCCTTGTCGCTAACACTTCAAACATGCCTGTGGCTGCAAGAGAAGCATCTGTGTACACGGGAATGACGCTTGCTGAGTACTACCGTGATATGGGGTATGACGTTTCCCTGATGGCAGACTCCACCTCAAGGTGGGCAGAAGCCATGAGAGAAATCTCCTCCCGTCTTGAAGAAATGCCTGGTGAAGAAGGTTACCCGGCATACCTGTCTGCAAGGCTGGCAGAATTCTACGAGCGTGCCGGAGTTGCTCAGACTCTATGTGGTGAGGAAGGCTCAATTACTGCTATTGGTGCAGTGTCCCCACCCGGTGGTGACTTCTCCGAACCTGTTACTCAGAACACTCTGCGTATCGTGAAAGTATTCTGGGCTCTGGACGCAAAGTTATCCCAGAGGCGTCACTTCCCTGCAATTAACTGGCTGAACAGCTACAGCCTGTATAAGGAAGGTCTCAATGACTGGTTCACTGAAAATGTGGCTCCTGACTATGTGCCTATGAGGGAAAGGGCAATGGATATGCTGCAGACAGAATCCGAACTGCAGGAAATCGTGCAGCTTGTCGGTTCCGATGCTCTGCCGGAAGAACAGCAGCTCCTGCTTGAAATTACCCGTATGATAAGGGAAATCTTCCTGCAGCAGAACGCATTCCACCCGATAGACACATACAGCCCATTCGAAAAACAGTACAGGATCATGAAGGCCATCATGAAATGGGGAGACGCTGCAATGGATGCCCTGAAAGCAGGTGTACCTTCTTCTGAAATTATCAAAATGTCATCAAAGGACGAGCTTCCCAAGGTTAAGTTCGAAGAAGACTTCGATGGTTCTTTGAATGCTGTCCTTGCAAAAATGGATAAAGAGTTTGCAGCCCTGGGAGGTAAGTAA
- a CDS encoding V-type ATP synthase subunit E gives MGLEIVVKDIQEGARAEVSRIKAEGDAKASEIINEAKEIQKKILGDSLAKSEEDLQNLHQQIISSANLEVKRITLNKRKELLDKAYNQTVERIKSMPASKKEELLKNILNKYQASSARVYSSKDSEETVKKLTSLSYAGNIDSIGGVVLENEDGTIRLDFTYDSILKNVYERSLKQISDLLYG, from the coding sequence ATGGGACTAGAGATCGTTGTAAAAGACATCCAAGAGGGTGCAAGAGCTGAGGTTTCCCGTATAAAAGCCGAAGGCGATGCAAAGGCCTCCGAGATCATAAACGAAGCTAAAGAAATACAGAAGAAGATACTCGGAGACAGCCTTGCCAAGTCGGAAGAGGACCTCCAAAATCTGCACCAGCAGATCATATCAAGTGCAAACCTGGAAGTAAAAAGAATTACGCTTAACAAACGTAAGGAACTTCTGGATAAAGCTTATAACCAAACAGTTGAAAGAATCAAGTCGATGCCGGCATCCAAAAAAGAAGAGCTGTTGAAAAATATTCTCAACAAGTATCAAGCTAGCAGTGCTAGAGTTTACTCTTCGAAGGATTCGGAAGAAACTGTCAAGAAGTTAACTTCTCTATCTTACGCTGGCAATATTGATTCTATTGGCGGAGTTGTTCTGGAAAACGAGGATGGGACAATCAGGTTAGATTTCACATATGACTCAATCCTGAAAAATGTGTATGAGCGTTCACTGAAGCAGATATCTGATCTATTATACGGGTGA
- a CDS encoding V-type ATP synthase subunit C → MRLLERLWGQKPSRKSDKKKSGTSNYPYAVTRVRAMKSKLLPKESYPRLLNMGIDEITRFIQESEYKNDVDELAMKYSGGDLAEHALNRNLALTYDKLVRITSGELNYLIVAYLKRYDIWNIKTLLRGKIYNASVEEIVESLIAAGEFTYTSMSELAAKATYQEIIEALKYSEYYPLLQKFDGTNLAYIENELDKMYYTGLFEAIGKPRSKDRKLFVKVVRLEVDVKNLINLLRLKKAGVAQLDEIMPLMIEGGLELKPEKLAPLPYEEFVNELQRTQYWDVISGVTGSDMTSLTTLESRLTRYYLESSTILSHVSPISVAPILDYIIHKNNEATNLRIIFRGKETGLSDELIKDQLVVI, encoded by the coding sequence ATGCGGCTTTTGGAGAGACTCTGGGGACAAAAACCCTCACGAAAATCCGATAAGAAGAAAAGTGGCACTTCTAATTATCCCTACGCTGTAACCCGTGTTCGCGCTATGAAGAGCAAGCTGCTCCCTAAAGAATCATATCCTCGCCTTCTCAACATGGGGATTGATGAAATTACTCGCTTTATCCAAGAGTCCGAATACAAAAATGACGTTGACGAACTGGCAATGAAATATAGTGGTGGCGATCTGGCAGAACACGCATTGAACAGAAATCTTGCGCTCACCTATGATAAGTTGGTAAGGATCACCTCAGGAGAATTGAATTACCTGATTGTCGCATACCTCAAAAGATATGACATCTGGAACATAAAAACACTTCTCCGTGGTAAAATTTACAACGCGTCTGTTGAAGAGATTGTCGAGTCTCTGATTGCTGCCGGGGAGTTTACTTACACTTCAATGTCAGAACTTGCAGCCAAGGCCACATATCAAGAAATAATTGAGGCCCTGAAATACTCCGAGTATTATCCCTTGCTGCAAAAGTTTGACGGAACTAACCTGGCATACATAGAAAACGAACTTGACAAGATGTATTATACAGGCTTGTTTGAAGCAATCGGAAAACCAAGATCCAAGGACCGCAAGCTCTTTGTTAAAGTTGTCAGATTGGAAGTAGATGTTAAAAATTTAATTAACCTCTTAAGGTTGAAAAAAGCAGGAGTCGCGCAGCTTGATGAAATCATGCCTCTCATGATTGAAGGCGGTCTCGAGTTAAAACCCGAGAAACTGGCGCCTCTCCCATATGAAGAGTTTGTCAATGAGCTTCAAAGGACTCAGTACTGGGACGTAATTTCAGGCGTTACGGGTTCAGATATGACTTCTTTGACTACTCTTGAAAGCAGGCTCACAAGATATTATCTTGAATCTTCAACCATTCTTTCGCACGTATCCCCGATCTCAGTTGCGCCTATTCTGGATTATATTATTCATAAAAATAATGAGGCTACTAATCTCCGGATAATCTTCAGGGGTAAAGAGACTGGCCTCAGTGATGAGTTAATCAAAGACCAGTTGGTGGTTATCTAA
- the ahaH gene encoding ATP synthase archaeal subunit H, with the protein MAKNEILSEIKKAEESAKSMVDEAIEAKNKRISEARAEAREILKQAEIDAHKAAQDSFKEGEKKILEERDKIINDGEKNALAMSQKAQANIDKSVNYLVQEFERAVLNE; encoded by the coding sequence ATGGCTAAAAATGAAATCTTATCTGAAATAAAAAAAGCAGAGGAAAGCGCTAAATCAATGGTTGACGAAGCCATTGAAGCTAAAAACAAGCGTATCTCCGAAGCTCGGGCTGAAGCCAGGGAAATCCTGAAACAGGCCGAAATCGATGCACATAAAGCTGCACAAGACTCTTTTAAAGAGGGTGAAAAAAAGATCCTGGAGGAAAGAGATAAGATCATAAACGATGGTGAAAAAAACGCATTAGCCATGTCCCAAAAAGCTCAAGCTAACATCGACAAATCCGTCAATTACCTTGTACAGGAGTTTGAGAGGGCGGTCCTTAATGAGTAG
- a CDS encoding ATP synthase yields the protein MVDGATAGLFLDAAGMKALGAAIAIAITGYASAIAEKDIGTAAIGAMAENEGLFGKGLILTVIPETIVIFGLVVALLINSA from the coding sequence ATGGTAGATGGAGCAACAGCAGGTCTTTTTCTGGACGCAGCAGGAATGAAAGCACTCGGTGCAGCAATCGCAATCGCAATTACTGGGTATGCATCTGCAATAGCTGAAAAAGATATCGGTACAGCAGCAATCGGCGCAATGGCAGAAAACGAAGGATTATTCGGTAAGGGCCTGATCCTTACTGTCATTCCAGAAACCATTGTTATCTTCGGTCTCGTCGTCGCATTGCTTATCAACTCTGCTTAA
- a CDS encoding radical SAM protein, translating into MRVYDSPVLKVNASTENEKIVLDVEGPLSQLAKPFLKRINNIFAEEKPISVDENEIIFSTWIPPIPGPVFSRVIGAEIAAIRKKRVPDQFSIGITARCPNRCIHCGAADIKPEKELTLNEISGAVDQSLDLGSYLISFDGGETMLRDDLVEMVARVDKSRAIATCLTSGFKLSEEKAKELKAAGLYASRISLDSPFEAEHDRIRGREGAYRDSISGIKNSIAAGILTDMFVVVSPHNIDDLEEFYNLAFNLGMHELSIYEIIAVGRWLEHENEVIGEQDVSRLEKFQKKMNSKPEGPRVTAFPYFLGPSLFGCFAGRRWMHVASDGEVMPCAYTPLSFGNICEESLESIWKRMGKHNAYKKDNAAYCMMRNPDFREEYIHTIPQGAKIPYRVK; encoded by the coding sequence CTTGATGTCGAAGGTCCTCTTTCCCAGCTTGCAAAACCTTTCCTCAAGCGCATAAATAATATTTTTGCGGAAGAGAAACCCATTTCAGTGGATGAAAACGAGATTATCTTCTCTACATGGATCCCACCTATTCCGGGACCTGTTTTCAGCAGGGTAATAGGTGCTGAGATTGCAGCTATCCGGAAAAAAAGGGTTCCTGATCAGTTCTCAATAGGAATTACGGCTCGTTGTCCTAACCGCTGTATTCATTGTGGAGCAGCTGATATCAAGCCAGAAAAGGAACTTACCCTGAATGAAATTTCCGGGGCTGTGGACCAGAGCCTGGATCTTGGGTCTTACCTTATTTCTTTCGATGGCGGGGAGACTATGCTTCGAGACGATCTTGTAGAGATGGTAGCCAGAGTAGATAAATCCAGGGCAATTGCTACCTGTCTCACCTCAGGTTTCAAGCTTTCCGAAGAAAAGGCAAAGGAACTTAAAGCTGCAGGGTTATATGCTTCAAGAATTAGTCTGGACAGCCCATTTGAAGCCGAACACGACCGTATCCGGGGCCGAGAAGGTGCATACAGAGATTCAATATCTGGAATCAAAAATTCAATAGCTGCCGGAATCCTTACTGATATGTTTGTGGTTGTTTCCCCTCACAATATCGATGACCTCGAAGAATTTTACAACCTTGCATTTAACCTTGGAATGCATGAGCTTTCCATCTATGAAATTATTGCAGTCGGACGCTGGCTTGAGCACGAGAATGAGGTAATAGGAGAACAGGATGTCTCAAGGCTTGAGAAATTCCAGAAAAAAATGAACTCTAAACCTGAAGGTCCCAGGGTCACCGCATTTCCGTATTTTCTGGGCCCAAGTCTTTTTGGATGTTTTGCGGGAAGACGATGGATGCATGTTGCTTCGGATGGGGAAGTAATGCCGTGTGCTTACACTCCTCTATCTTTCGGAAATATCTGTGAAGAATCCCTGGAATCTATCTGGAAGCGTATGGGTAAACATAACGCTTACAAAAAAGATAATGCCGCATATTGCATGATGCGCAACCCCGATTTCCGGGAGGAATATATTCATACGATACCCCAGGGTGCAAAGATACCTTACAGAGTTAAATAA
- a CDS encoding V-type ATP synthase subunit I gives MSRPKQMTRAVIVGHKSILKETIDALHDTNLFHVEDFVEDESGFKISKPFKNAEEVSKKLVKIRSIANYLGIESKKPVVQKSDAVLRELDSKLNELDRTISTKTESISQLETELKDMESQKREILPYLSIDLDFDYYRGYENLKVFAGTLKSNLEASQISSITQAYELYFDPQSKAVVLFVAKNDADKVYELLQGLGFKELRVPERGGVPSELLRSIEQREADVTRRIESLKGEIESLKARYADFILASDEVLSIESQKAELPLRIATSENAFIIDGWTPTENYDKLVSVVNNATNGKAYITSLEVHHEEEDNAPVEYNNSKVVAPLQQVMDLYSRPKYFEIDPSSAIFITFPLIYGMILGDIGYALILGTIALAIKKAMKSDAVSDLMNILIYCQIWSIIFGIIYGEFLGFSLASAHTAHGITAGLIPGWETITLFESIGGEEFTFPIHRSHMVMTMIGLSVFVGLIHLNLGFLFGFSNIARHHGMKHAILEKGSWMIIELGVLIAAVGYIGGSALMYVGAIVLVLGIAMLAMGEGIAGVVELPSLMGNALSYARIIAVGLSSIYIAGTVNDIAFHMIWADHSKIGFAAIAAIIVFILGHALNTVLSIIAPGLHALRLQYVEFFGKFYQGGGRKFNPFGYIRKYTEE, from the coding sequence ATGAGTAGACCTAAACAGATGACAAGGGCCGTTATTGTCGGGCACAAAAGCATTCTAAAAGAAACCATCGATGCACTGCATGATACAAATCTTTTTCACGTCGAAGACTTTGTCGAAGACGAGTCTGGTTTTAAGATCAGCAAGCCATTCAAAAACGCAGAAGAAGTCTCTAAAAAGCTTGTGAAGATCCGATCTATCGCCAATTATTTGGGGATTGAAAGCAAAAAACCGGTAGTTCAGAAATCTGACGCTGTTCTGCGTGAACTTGACTCGAAATTAAATGAACTGGACAGAACAATTTCAACTAAAACGGAATCCATTTCCCAGCTTGAAACTGAATTAAAAGATATGGAGTCCCAGAAAAGGGAAATCCTGCCTTATCTGTCCATTGATCTTGATTTCGACTATTATCGTGGCTATGAAAACCTCAAGGTTTTCGCAGGCACTTTAAAAAGTAACCTGGAAGCAAGTCAGATTTCGAGTATCACCCAAGCTTACGAACTGTACTTTGACCCTCAATCAAAAGCAGTTGTACTGTTTGTAGCTAAAAATGATGCCGACAAAGTTTACGAATTACTTCAGGGTCTTGGATTCAAAGAGCTTAGAGTTCCTGAAAGAGGTGGTGTCCCAAGCGAACTTTTAAGATCCATTGAACAGAGAGAAGCCGACGTCACCAGAAGGATCGAATCCTTGAAAGGTGAGATCGAGTCCTTGAAAGCAAGGTACGCCGATTTTATTCTTGCAAGCGACGAAGTCCTGAGTATCGAGAGTCAGAAAGCAGAGCTGCCTCTTAGAATAGCTACATCTGAAAATGCATTCATAATTGATGGATGGACCCCCACCGAAAATTATGACAAGCTTGTCAGTGTGGTTAACAATGCCACTAACGGCAAGGCATACATAACCAGCCTCGAAGTTCACCATGAGGAAGAAGATAATGCCCCTGTCGAGTACAATAACTCAAAAGTAGTGGCACCGTTGCAGCAGGTTATGGATCTGTATTCCAGACCTAAATATTTTGAAATTGATCCATCTTCAGCAATTTTCATTACCTTCCCGCTGATCTATGGAATGATTCTCGGAGACATCGGATATGCACTGATACTGGGCACAATTGCGCTGGCTATCAAAAAGGCAATGAAGTCAGATGCAGTTAGTGATCTAATGAATATTCTTATCTATTGTCAGATTTGGTCAATTATCTTTGGAATTATTTATGGTGAGTTCCTTGGATTCTCGCTTGCGAGCGCGCATACAGCGCATGGAATAACGGCAGGCTTGATTCCAGGTTGGGAAACTATTACCCTCTTCGAGAGTATTGGAGGAGAAGAATTTACTTTCCCGATTCACAGGTCTCACATGGTAATGACTATGATTGGACTAAGCGTTTTCGTCGGACTGATCCATTTAAATCTCGGGTTCCTTTTCGGTTTTTCAAACATTGCAAGGCACCATGGGATGAAACACGCTATTCTTGAAAAAGGCAGTTGGATGATTATTGAGCTTGGTGTACTTATTGCAGCTGTTGGTTATATTGGCGGTTCAGCATTGATGTATGTCGGTGCTATTGTTCTTGTTCTTGGAATTGCGATGCTCGCCATGGGTGAGGGTATCGCCGGTGTGGTCGAATTGCCGTCTCTTATGGGTAACGCTCTCTCGTATGCCCGTATTATTGCAGTCGGTCTATCTTCGATTTATATCGCAGGTACAGTCAATGATATCGCCTTTCACATGATCTGGGCTGATCATTCTAAGATCGGTTTCGCGGCAATAGCTGCAATTATCGTATTTATACTCGGACACGCTCTTAACACCGTTCTGAGTATTATCGCTCCCGGACTGCACGCACTCAGGTTGCAGTACGTAGAATTCTTTGGAAAATTCTATCAAGGCGGGGGCAGAAAATTCAACCCATTCGGATATATAAGAAAATACACGGAGGAATAA
- a CDS encoding V-type ATP synthase subunit F, which translates to MELAVIGKSEFVTGFRLAGIRKVYETADTATTESTVRSVLEDKSVGILVMHNDDISNLPEILRKNLNESVQPTVVALGGSGAGSNLRDKIKQAVGVDLWK; encoded by the coding sequence ATGGAATTAGCGGTGATCGGAAAGAGCGAGTTTGTTACAGGATTCAGACTGGCTGGTATCAGAAAGGTTTATGAAACCGCTGATACTGCGACCACTGAATCCACTGTAAGATCTGTGCTTGAAGATAAGAGTGTCGGGATTCTTGTAATGCATAATGATGACATTAGTAATCTGCCGGAAATTCTAAGAAAGAACTTAAACGAGTCTGTCCAACCTACAGTAGTAGCGCTAGGAGGTAGCGGAGCAGGCTCGAATTTAAGAGACAAAATAAAACAAGCGGTAGGTGTTGATCTGTGGAAGTAA
- a CDS encoding ATP synthase subunit B: MAKEYKTITQIAGPLIFVEKTEPVGYNEIVNIKMADGSIRRGQVLDSSADIVVVQVFEGTGGLDKECGVIFTGETLKLPASLDLLGRILSGSGEPRDGGPRIVPDQLLDINGAAMNPYARLPPKDFIQTGISTIDGTNTLVRGQKLPIFSASGLPHNEIALQIARQASVPGSESAFAVVFAAMGITNEEAQYFMSDFEKTGALERAVVFLNLADDPAVERIVTPRMALTAAEYLAYEHGMHVLVILTDITNYAEALRQMGAARNEVPGRRGYPGYMYTDLATLYERAGIVKGAKGSVTQIPILSMPGDDITHPIPDLSGYITEGQIVVARELHRKGIYPPINVLPSLSRLMNSGIGAGKTREDHKAVSDQMYAGYAEGRDLRGLVAIVGKEALSERDTKFLEFADLFEDKFVRQGRNENRTIEDTLEIGWQILTHLPENQLGRIDNKYIQKYHPAHRKAK; this comes from the coding sequence ATGGCAAAAGAGTACAAGACGATCACTCAGATTGCAGGGCCTCTTATCTTTGTCGAAAAAACAGAGCCTGTAGGTTACAATGAAATCGTTAACATTAAGATGGCTGATGGATCTATTCGCAGAGGTCAGGTGCTGGACTCTTCCGCCGACATTGTGGTTGTCCAGGTTTTCGAAGGTACTGGTGGGCTTGACAAGGAATGCGGTGTAATTTTCACCGGTGAAACCCTGAAGCTTCCCGCATCCCTTGACCTTCTCGGTAGGATCCTTTCCGGTTCAGGAGAACCAAGGGACGGTGGACCACGTATTGTTCCAGACCAGCTTCTGGACATTAACGGGGCCGCAATGAACCCGTACGCCAGGTTGCCTCCTAAAGATTTCATCCAGACAGGTATCTCCACAATCGACGGGACAAACACACTGGTCCGTGGGCAGAAACTGCCTATCTTCTCAGCATCAGGTCTCCCGCACAATGAAATTGCCCTGCAGATCGCAAGGCAGGCTTCTGTGCCCGGTTCCGAATCTGCTTTCGCAGTGGTTTTCGCAGCAATGGGTATCACCAATGAAGAAGCCCAGTATTTCATGAGCGACTTTGAAAAGACAGGCGCTCTGGAAAGGGCAGTTGTGTTCCTCAACCTTGCAGACGATCCTGCTGTCGAACGTATAGTCACCCCACGTATGGCTCTCACAGCAGCCGAGTACCTGGCATACGAGCATGGCATGCACGTTCTTGTCATTCTGACTGACATCACCAACTATGCGGAAGCTCTCCGTCAGATGGGTGCTGCCCGTAACGAAGTGCCTGGCCGTCGTGGATATCCTGGTTACATGTATACTGACCTTGCAACTCTTTACGAGCGTGCAGGTATTGTCAAGGGTGCCAAAGGATCCGTTACTCAGATTCCTATCCTCTCAATGCCCGGTGACGACATTACCCACCCGATTCCTGACCTGTCCGGCTATATCACCGAAGGACAGATCGTGGTTGCCAGAGAACTGCACAGAAAAGGTATTTACCCGCCAATTAATGTGCTGCCGTCCCTGTCAAGGCTGATGAACTCAGGTATTGGAGCAGGCAAGACAAGAGAAGACCACAAGGCGGTTTCTGACCAGATGTATGCAGGTTATGCAGAAGGACGTGACCTGAGAGGTCTCGTGGCAATCGTCGGTAAGGAAGCTCTGTCCGAAAGAGACACCAAGTTCCTCGAGTTTGCTGACCTGTTTGAGGACAAGTTTGTCCGTCAGGGCAGAAACGAAAACAGGACGATAGAGGACACTCTGGAGATCGGATGGCAGATTCTTACTCACCTTCCTGAGAACCAGTTGGGCAGGATTGACAACAAGTATATTCAGAAATATCACCCGGCACACAGAAAGGCTAAGTGA